In Corvus moneduloides isolate bCorMon1 chromosome 3, bCorMon1.pri, whole genome shotgun sequence, one DNA window encodes the following:
- the LOC116441298 gene encoding acrosin-like: MNWLGLLVLLTAAGLAHGTWDNCGVICGLRPMVYEYEYMGPDDGMMRVVGGTDAKPGAWPWIVSLKHPAIPGTRHLCGGSLITAEWVLTAAHCFDPIRKIGMVYVVIGATQLTKPGPGAQLRRIKKLVRHERYNKNDKSNDIALLELNKPVHCNPYVQLACVADPILRVSELQNCWIAGWGATAARAQNSSDVLQEAKVQLIDTKLCNSSGWYAGEIHTHNLCAGYPQGTIDTCQGDSGGPLMCQDNNADYFWIVGVTSWGRGCARAKQPGVYTSTQYFYDWIGVHIGLDTIEKAS; the protein is encoded by the exons ATGAATTGGCTCGGCCTCCTCGTCCTGCTGACCGCTGCCGGGCTGGCGCACGGCACATGGGACAACTGTGG AGTGATATGTGGACTTAGACCCATGGTGTATGAGTATGAGTACATGGGTCCTGATGATGGAATGATGCGCGTCGTGGGTGGCACTGATGCCAAGCCAGGGGCCTGGCCCTGGATCGTCAGCCTTAAGCATCCCGCAATACCAGGCACAAGACATCTGTGTGGCGGGTCTCTCATCACTGCAGAGTGGGTCCTCACAGCAGCCCACTGCTTCGACCCCATCAG GAAAATCGGCATGGTGTATGTGGTGATTGGGGCCACGCAGCTCACTAAACCGGGCCCTGGGGCACAACTGCGCCGGATTAAGAAGTTAGTGCGTCATGAACGCtataataaaaatgacaaaagtAACGACATTGCCTTGCTGGAACTGAACAAACCTGTCCACTGCAATCCCTACGTCCAGCTGGCCTGTGTGGCTGACCCCATCCTAAGAGTGTCagagctgcagaactgctggATTGCTGGCTGGGGTGCCACTGCTGCAAGAG CTCAAAACTCAAGTGATGTCCTACAGGAGGCCAAGGTCCAGCTCATTGATACCAAGCTCTGCAACAGCAGCGGCTGGTACGCAGGGGAAATCCACACCCACAACCTGTGTGCTGGTTACCCACAGGGCACCATCGACACCTGCCAG GGTGACAGCGGTGGTCCTCTCATGTGCCAAGACAACAACGCTGACTACTTCTGGATTGTCGGAGTGACcagctggggaagaggctgTGCCAGAGCAAAGCAGCCCGGAGTTTACACCTCCACTCAGTACTTCTATGATTGGATTGGAGTGCACATTGGCCTGGACACCATTGAAAAGGCTTCTTGA
- the LOC116441302 gene encoding acrosin-like, translating into MNWLGLLVLLTAARLAHGTWDNCGVICGLRPMVYEYEYMGPDDGMMRVVGGTDAKPGAWPWIVSLKHPAIPGTRHLCGGSLITAEWVLTAAHCFDPIRKIGMVYVVIGATQLTKPGPGAQLRRIKKLVRHERYNKNDKSNDIALLELNKPVHCNPYVQLACVADPILRVSELQNCWIAGWGATAARAQNSSDVLQEAKVQLIDTKLCNSSGWYAGEIHTHNLCAGYPQGTIDTCQGDSGGPLMCQDNNADYFWIVGVTSWGRGCARAKQPGVYTSTQYFYDWIGVHIGLDTIEKAS; encoded by the exons ATGAATTGGCTCGGCCTCCTCGTCCTGCTGACCGCTGCCAGGCTGGCGCACGGCACATGGGACAACTGTGG AGTGATATGTGGACTTAGACCCATGGTGTATGAGTATGAGTACATGGGTCCTGATGATGGAATGATGCGCGTCGTGGGTGGCACTGATGCCAAGCCAGGGGCCTGGCCCTGGATCGTCAGCCTTAAGCATCCCGCAATACCAGGCACAAGACATCTGTGTGGCGGGTCTCTCATCACTGCAGAGTGGGTCCTCACAGCAGCCCACTGCTTCGACCCCATCAG GAAAATCGGCATGGTGTATGTGGTGATTGGGGCCACGCAGCTCACTAAACCGGGCCCTGGGGCACAACTGCGCCGGATTAAGAAGTTAGTGCGTCATGAACGCtataataaaaatgacaaaagtAACGACATTGCCTTGCTGGAACTGAACAAACCTGTCCACTGCAATCCCTACGTCCAGCTGGCCTGTGTGGCTGACCCCATCCTAAGAGTGTCagagctgcagaactgctggATTGCTGGCTGGGGTGCCACTGCTGCAAGAG CTCAAAACTCAAGTGATGTCCTACAGGAGGCCAAGGTCCAGCTCATTGATACCAAGCTCTGCAACAGCAGCGGCTGGTACGCAGGGGAAATCCACACCCACAACCTGTGTGCTGGTTACCCACAGGGCACCATCGACACCTGCCAG GGTGACAGCGGTGGTCCTCTCATGTGCCAAGACAACAACGCTGACTACTTCTGGATTGTCGGAGTGACcagctggggaagaggctgTGCCAGAGCAAAGCAGCCCGGAGTTTACACCTCCACTCAGTACTTCTATGATTGGATTGGAGTGCACATTGGCCTGGACACCATTGAAAAGGCTTCTTGA
- the LOC116441299 gene encoding acrosin-like — protein sequence MVSDYIPHDYGMTRIVGGAGAKPGAWPWMVSIQHSWLPDPEHLCGGSLITAEWVLTAAHCFDEINNVSTLYVVIGATQLTQPGPGAEVRRIKKLLRHEKYERSDISNDIALLELNEPVQCSPYIQLACVADPILRVSELQNCWIAGWGSTTEGDENSSDHLQEAKVQLIDTKLCNSSGWYAGDVHPYNLCAGYPQGTIDTCQGDSGGPLMCQDNNADSWWVIGVTSWGRGCARANLPGVYTSTQYFYDWILAQMGLSPFGSAP from the exons ATGGTGTCTGACTACATACCTCATGACTATGGCATGACCCGCATCGTGGGTGGAGCAGGTGCCAAGCCAGGGGCCTGGCCCTGGATGGTCAGCATCCAGCATTCATGGCTACCAGACCCAGAGCATTTGTGTGGAGGGTCCCTCATCACTGCAGAGTGGGTCCTCACAGCAGCCCACTGCTTCGACGAGATCAA TAATGTCAGTACCCTGTATGTGGTGATTGGGGCCACCCAGTTGACTCAGCCAGGTCCTGGTGCAGAAGTGCGCCGAATTAAGAAGCTACTGCGTCATGAAAAATATGAGAGAAGTGATATAAGTAATGACATTGCCTTGCTGGAACTAAATGAGCCTGTCCAGTGCAGTCCCTACATCCAGCTGGCCTGTGTGGCTGACCCCATCCTAAGAGTGTCagagctgcagaactgctggATTGCTGGCTGGGGTTCAACCACTGAAGGAG ATGAAAACTCGAGCGATCACCTGCAGGAGGCCAAGGTCCAGCTCATTGATACCAAGCTCTGCAACAGCAGCGGCTGGTACGCAGGCGACGTCCACCCCTACAACCTGTGTGCTGGTTACCCACAGGGCACCATCGACACCTGCCAG GGTGACAGCGGTGGTCCTCTCATGTGCCAAGACAACAACGCTGACTCCTGGTGGGTCATTGGAGTGACcagctggggaagaggctgCGCCAGAGCAAATCTGCCTGGAGTCTACACCTCCACTCAGTACTTCTATGACTGGATTCTGGCCCAAATGGGCCTGAGCCCATTTGGAAGTGCTCCCTGA
- the LOC116441701 gene encoding acrosin-like: MNWLGLLVLLTAAGLAHGTWDNCGGTCGLRPMVSDSANRSHDFSMTRVVGGTNAKPGAWPWIVSLQVPRVAGTKHLCGGSLIRAKWVLTAAHCFDFVFNVSTLYVVLGATQLTQPGPGAEVRRIKKLLRHEKYKRHDMSNDIALLELNKPVQCSSYIQLACVADAILGVSVSHAHNCWVAGWGATSAKDQKSSDHLQEARVQLINAKLCNSSGWYAGDVHPYNLCAGYPQGTIDTCQGDSGGPLMCQDNNADSWWVIGVTSWGRGCGRARRPGIYTSTQFFYNWILVQMGTMNVENAS; the protein is encoded by the exons ATGAATTGGCTCGGCCTCCTCGTCCTGCTGACCGCTGCCGGGCTGGCGCACGGCACATGGGACAACTGTGG AGGGACCTGTGGACTTAGACCCATGGTGTCTGACTCTGCGAACAGAAGTCATGACTTCAGCATGACACGCGTCGTGGGTGGCACGAATGCCAAGCCAGGGGCCTGGCCCTGGATCGTCAGCCTCCAGGTTCCCAGGGTAGCAGGCACAAAGCATCTATGTGGAGGATCCCTCATCAGAGCCAAGTGGGTCCTCACAGCAGCCCACTGCTTCGACTTCGTTTT TAATGTCAGTACCCTGTACGTGGTGCTTGGGGCCACCCAGTTGACTCAGCCAGGTCCTGGTGCAGAAGTGCGCCGAATTAAGAAGCTACTGCGTCATGAAAAATATAAGAGACATGACATGAGTAATGACATTGCCTTGCTGGAACTGAACAAGCCTGTCCAGTGCAGTTCCTACATCCAGCTGGCCTGTGTGGCTGATGCTATCCTAGGAGTATCAGTGTCACATGCGCATAACTGCTgggttgctggctggggtgcCACCAGTGCAAAAG ATCAAAAATCAAGTGATCACCTGCAGGAGGCCAGGGTCCAGCTCATCAATGCCAAGCTCTGCAACAGCAGCGGCTGGTATGCAGGCGACGTCCACCCCTACAACCTGTGTGCTGGTTACCCACAGGGCACCATCGACACCTGCCAG GGTGACAGCGGTGGTCCTCTCATGTGCCAAGACAACAACGCTGACTCCTGGTGGGTCATTGGAGTGACcagctggggaagaggctgTGGCAGAGCACGGCGGCCTGGAATCTACACCTCCACTCAGTTCTTCTACAACTGGATCCTGGTCCAGATGGGCACAATGAATGTtgaaaatgcttcttga